ACTCCTCAATGGCATTTAAAGTCCACAGTGTTAACCTACCAGGGACACCACCAGGTGCTAGGTATAGTACGCTTAGGTTCCTCACGGGCACAGCATCAACGCCGGGCAGGTTGTTTGCAACCTCAATGACTGGGGTTACGGAGCCCGTGACTATGAGTAAGCTCCTCCTCTCCTTATACCTCCTGCCTCTCCCCTTACCCTTGCCAGACCTAATCCTAATGCTTTCATGGGACCTCTCAATATCATCCCAAACGCCCAGGGCCGTCAGGGCCCTCCTTAGGTCGTTCATTGTACCTATCCTTTCAAAGTCATTATTAACAATGAGGGGTATCTGCGGTACCTTATCAATAACGTGGCCCCTGGCCAGCACCAGGTCCTTAATCGCCGTGGCCGCTATGGCGGACCTAATGGCCTTCCTACGCTCCCTCTTATTTATGCGTTCATGAAGCACCTTCTCAACCTTGGGTGGGTGCGCCCTCCTACCCTTAACAACGTTTGGTGCAAACCTAGCCGTGGGCCACAGGCTACCCTTAACCCTGGGGACCCTGGCCAACCCAAGCCCTATGCCGAAGCTTATGGCTGTGGTCCTCTTACCAGCCATGGGGTCCGTACCCTTGGGCTGGAGCCTGGCGGTTAATGCGCTTAGGTAAGCCCTTAATATCAAGTCCTCCCTAACGGTCTCGAAGAACTGCTGCGGTAACTCCACATCTCCCACGGTGCTGCCGTCTATGCCGTAGACCTTAACCACCCTGTTGACCTCAAACCTGGGCTTTATGAATGGTGATAGGTCCAGGGTCATGGTCATGCACCCTGGATTGGCTGTGTTGATAACCAGACAATCTGGACCTTACCCGTTGGGTATGTGTGCGGCCTAGGCCTCACTGGGAACCTCATGGTAACCAACCTCTTAATCACACCCGGGACTGAGCCGTCTAGGACCACGTAGGGGCCCTTAATAATGCCGTAGTGTGGGAAGCCCGATTTTGGGGTTACCTCGGCACCGTTTAGTCCAATCTTTAGTATTCGCTTATTGTACTCGGTCCTCTTTTGGAGACCCATCTGTCCAGGCCTTGGTGTTGTGAAGGTTAGCGCTGGGTTTTGGGGGCCTATGGCGCCAATCCTCCTATAACCCTTCCTATGCTTATGCCACCTGGGCAGTATCTTCACATTGAACCTCTTAACAACACCCTGAGTCCCCTTGCCCTTGGTCACAGCCGTTACATCCACGTACTGCCCCTCACTAAATACGTCCGTTATGTTCAACTCCTTGCCGAGCACCGAGTCCGCGTACTTAATTATTTCGTTAATGTCATCAACACCGCCAATGGGTATTTCGAGGATTTCCGGGGTCTTCTTACCAATGCCGCTGAGCCTTGGTTGTGTGGCTACTATCGCCCTCACCTCCATTATGAGGTCGAGGTTGTCGAGTATCTTCTTCATGGCCTCCTCCTTATTGAACTTCTCGGGTAGTGTGGGTATGACCCTCAGGACATCCTTTGGAACCTCAGAGGCCCAGACCTCGCCCATGCTTAGTTTGAGGTTTTTCCATGGGTCGTAGGTGTAGGCCCTAAAGCCCAGAACCCTTATGGGTGGTGTGTCCAGTATTGTGACGGCCCTAACCACCTCCTTACCGTAGAATGGGCTTGTGGGCCTATCATCAACCATGACCACATGGGCCATCCCAGCCTTATAACCCACAAAACCCAGTAAAATGGGCTTGCCAGGCTTTGGGTCTGGCCAAACCCTAAACCTAGCCACTAGGGATTCTGCACGCTTCCTTGGGTAGTAAGCCATGGATCCACGCTTAGGCCTATGAATCTTTAAACCCATAACTCAAGGGGCGGTAGAGCAAACCCTATTTAAAAATTATTGGTCCACGTAACGGCGTAAAACGGCCCGAAAGACCCCAACCGTTAGGTTCTATGGGATGGCTTGGTGCCCAGGGATCTCAGTAGGTTCAGTATCGATAGCACCGCTATGACTGCCTCCTCAGTCCTTACGGTCTCAACGCCCTGCCCTGGTATGAAGTTAATGAATGGGTGCTTGCCCAGGAGGTCCTCAAGTCCCTCAGCCCTGAGTATCTCATCAACACCATTCCTGGGTGAACCAAAAACCACCAGTAACCTCTCGGTCCTTAGTGCGTTTATGACCCTTTCCATGGCGTTACTTATGTCCTCACCCTCCCTACCCGTGAACACCACGCTGTCATAGGCACCACTGGTGAGTAACTCCCTTAGGCTCATGACCGCAACATCGAAGCCCCAGTAAATGCCCAGTTTGTCCCTGGGCACCACGTGGGCCCTGTACGTATCCTCCCTATTCGTGGGCGCCTCTATCTGGACCACTACCCTGGTGCCCAGGGGCATGGGCCTTGGGACCTTTGCATAGACTCCATCGCCTATCTTAACGATTGAGTAGTAACCATCCCACCTAATCACCACACCATCCCTAAACTCACCCCTCTCGGGTCTACCCTCACTTGCGTGATTCGGCGTCTTCAGGGGTGGTAGGAGCCCCGCGAGCCTTAACTCCCTACTGAGTTTGAATAGGTCCTTCCTTAGGTATGGCGGTGTTGATAGGTACTGTAGGTTCCTGCTTATTAACTCGGACCTATCATTACCCCCCGCCAGTGCGTGTTTGTAAATTATTATTTTACTCACCTGGAATATGCCCGCGCCCCTACCAATAAGCCCAATCTTCCTAATGGCCTCACGTTCATCAGGCGCCTCCGAAATAACGTCGCTAGGTATTGCGATGTCAATTATTGGTTTTAACAACTTAACAACCCTCATCCCAATCAATCACTTCTTACCCTTCCCCTGCTGTTGCTGTGACTTGGTTGATGATGTGGTTTCACCAACCGCCTTACCCAGTTTCCTCTCCTCCTCCTCACTGGTCATGAATAGTGTGGTGCGTTGCCTACCGCCCATACAACCCATTGGGTACTTGGGGATTTATAAGTACTCCCATCATGTCTTACCAATGAGCCTCTTAAGCCCTGGGTATATCTCGAACAACTGCTCCTGCAACGCCAATGTGTAGTACTGAATCACTATCTCCACCACCAGTATCAAGCCAATACCACCGCCGAAGACGCCCGCTATGTCACCAATAGCCGCTATGACGCCCACAATCAAACCACTGACTATGGTGAGCACCTTGATGTACCTATCCAGGAACCTGGCAATGACCCTGGGGTTCGGTCTAAACCCTGGTATTTGCATACCACCCTGCACAATGTACCTGGCCTGATCCTCAGCACTAAGCCCTGCCAGGTTTACCCAAACCATTGCGAAGGCCATGGATAACAAAGCGTACATTATAATGTGCACCACCACGTAGGCAGCATCTATGTTTGGGGGCACTACGGTGAAGTAGTAAATGAGTGAGTTGGGGCATGGTACGAAGCCCACGTTGGGGACCACGTGGCCGCAGGCCAGTATGTTTAGTAATGGGTTTGCATTCGCCTTATTGTAACTGCTCCATAGGAGGAGTAACCCCTCATAGACGAAGTAGACGGTGTATGCCGTGAATATTATGGGTAGTACCGAGACGTAGATCAACTTAAGGGGTACCGATATCTTATAGCCCCTGTACTGGACGAGGGCTACGGGTATCGAGACCTCCATCAACTCTAGGTAGAGCACGATGAGCGCCAAGGCTATGGTGGCTATCAACCCCGTCACGTTGGGGATCCCCACGTGGTACAGGATACTCATTAGGTAGTTGAGTTTACCACCGATTGCGTAGTATATGGAGGTGGCCAGGGCTGGTATTACGCCTATGGGTAGTGAGGTGACTGCGGAGACGAAGGGTGTGAAGGCCTCGGCGAACATCTGCCTAATTATGGTAACGAGTATGAAGAGTGAGATACCACTACCAAGCCCCCAACCCTTGGATATTAAGTCATCCATTAGGACTATTATTATAGTGGCCACCAATAACTGCAGAACCACGGCGACGCCCCCGATGAAGTTCACGGGTATTAATTGACCACTCACCACCAGCGCCACGGCCTCCACAAGCCCCAGGAATATGGATAGTAACTTGAGGAGTGCGTTGAACTTTGCCTGGTCCTCCGGGTCCTCCATGTCTATGTTAAGCATGTCCGAGAACACCAGGATCTCCAGTATTATACCCGCTATGACTATTGGCGTTATACCCAACTGGGCCAGTGTACCCACGCTGATTCCCAGGATTGCAGCTATGGCGGGTGATATCAAGAGGGAGGGCTGCACGGGGCTTAGCCCGTACAGGGGCGTTATTGACATTAGTAGGTAAACCGTGACTGCCAGGAAGGTCCAGAGGAGCCTTGAGCCCATGCCCAGGGCCTCCCTGGGCCTGGGTACCGTGGGTGTGATCCTCAGTAGTGGCTCTATGACGTCTATGAACCTACGCTGGTTAGGCATGAACAACACCCTTCACTAACTCCACAGAGCCCCCAGCAGCCCTTATCTTCTCCTCAGCCTTCCTGGAAACCCAGACCGCCCTGACCACCATGGGCTTGGTAACCCTACCACCACCCAATAACTTGTTAAAGCCCAGCTTAATGAGGTCGACCACGTACTTACCCTCAACAACCTGAACCAGGCCCTTGCTGGCCAGTTCATCAAGCATGGAGTCCAGCCTGCCCACGTTTATGGCCAGCCTAGCGGCTACTATGGCGTTGGGCTGTTGGAAGCCATGCTTCCCAAAGAATGGGTAGCCGCTTGAGTCCTCGGCGTACTTCATCACCAAGGACCACTTATGCTTATGGAGACCCGACCTACCACGACCACCGCTGGAACCACTCTTCCTGTGCTGACCCACCCTACCCCAACCGTGGGTCCTCGAACCCCTGTACTTCCTTGATTTCTTCTCGAATCTCCTCACCATGATTACGATTTCGCTGTGAAGCCCTTTAATAAGCTTTATTAACTCATGGGGGATTACGGTGAGCCGTGGTTTAGGGTTTAGAGCATCCTCATTATTAGCTCGTTTATGAAGATGCCCCTATAGCCAAGGTCACCGCCCTCCTCAAAACCCCTCTTAACACTGCGTAAGCCGCCAATGGGTGGGTGGAGTCTGAAGTATGGCTTTAACTGTGGTATGCATAGGACCTTATTTCCTGACCTTGGCCATGGCTTGTCCTCAGGACATGACAGTGTACTGACCTCACCGCTCACATAGGCCAGTGCGAACTCCCTAATGCTCGACCACCCATACTTCCTAACCCAGTCCTCGGTTAATGGCTTATCACCAATGAGCCTACCCCTCCTTATTAATAGCTCGGTTAGTACGTCTGCACTTACCTCACCCCAGGTCACCCAGTCCTTAACGACCCTGAGCATGCCCATGTAAGCCGGCCTATCATCAATTATGACGCAGGCATACCTCTTCCTAAGCCTCAGTAGATCCAGGGTCTTCTCCACATCAGGTGGTGTGTCCGCGAGGCCCCTTAACCTGATAACGGCGATCCTCGTATAAACCTCCTTACCCACCTCCCTGGTCTCAACCTGCATAGTCACCGTCGGTTAGAAACATTATTATTAAACTTAACTCTGGCGTGGAGGTCATATTGAGAGTGCGTAGGTCTTTCTGAGGGCGTCGTACGTCGCCTTTACGAAGTTCAGGGTGGTCCTGGTCTCCCCAAAGGTCTTGGTCCAAACATCCCTTATGCCAGCCAGTCTAAGTACCACCTTAGCCGCGTCACCAGCCACAAGCCCCACACCCTTGGGTGCCGGTATTAGGACGATCCTAACACTACCCGCCTTACCCTCCACTTTGAAGGGTACACTGTGTGGTTCATCGCATGAGCAGTGCCATGAGCCGCAGCCCCTCCTCACGGGTACTATGTTTAGCTTGGCATTCCTAATGGCCTTCTCAATGGCCTGGTTCACCTGCCTCCCCTTGCCAATGCCCACCCCCACGTAGCCATCCTCATTACCAATAACCACACCCACCTGGAACTGGCTCACCTCACCGGCATCCGTCTGCCTCTGGACAATGTTGATACTCACAACCTCATGCTTAAGGTTTGGTAGGAAGAAATCCACTATCTCAGGCTCCCTAATGGGTAGGTTCAGCCTGAAAACATCATCTAGGGACCTAATCTTCCCCTCCTTAACCATCCTCCCCACGAGGGTCCTTGGTTGCCACGCCTCAAGGGCTGATTCACTCATTGAGCAACGAAGACTTAGGCCCCTTTTAAAACATTTAGCATCGTGAGTACCTTATAAACCATGTTGGGTATAACCTATGGATGGCGCTGGATAGGTTAATCGCGGAGGTGATACTCCTCGTGGGTGTGGTCTACCTATCAATCTCATTATTCCTACTAATTAATCACTTCGTGACGCTAATGAACTACGCACATTACATTAATGAGATGAGCAATGCCTATATAGAGGTTCCCGACGCCGTGATCACGAGCGGTAATAGGGGGAGCAATAATGTGTACCTGGTTATTTACAACGTGGGCAATGAACCCGTGGTGTTGAGGGGGATCTACGGAGACTGCGGTGGTTACCCACTGGTTCTGAACCAAAACGTGAGTGGCACGATCATGGAGCCCAATCAGTACGTGGTCATAACGGGAACCACTGGGGGAAATAGCTGTGGTTTGTCCATTGTGTACTGCATAGTGGGTTCCGAACTTTGTGCGCTTAAGTCTGTAAATACCACGGAGTTCACGCTGGGTGGTTAATTCTTATCCATTAGTGCCTTAAATACCTACCTGAGCCTGAAAAATACTGATGTATTACGCAAGTAATACAAAGAGGGTTAATAGGAGGAGGGCTGGCGACTTAAGTGGTCCCATATACACGATACTAATGATAGTCTTCGTGATAGTGGCCGCTATAATGCTCTACAACTACTTCCAATCAAGGACATCAATTCTGACCACACAGCCCCAGTTAAGCATAATGAATGTGCAATTGGCGGGTGATGTTTATGTGATCACGGTGGAGAACATAGGGACTACCACCGTGACCATAAACCAGGTGAGCATATACGCACCCAACTCCCAAACACCCATAGTCCAACAGTCATTGAATGACGTGCTTAACCCAGGCCAGTCAATAACCATAGTGGGGACTGCGAATACGCAGTTCATAACGGGTAGTAAGTACGTGGTTGTTGTGCAGGGGGTGAGTCAGGGAGGTAACACGGTGGCTAGTGAGAGTGTGGCAATAGCCCAGTGAGTTGGTTTAAAAATCAATAAGTACCTTAAATTTCACTTTGTTATTCTCTCCATTGATGGGTTCGGGTTACACCGTCAATGTGAGTATTGATGGGTTTAGGTTCAGGATACCAGTGAACATAGTCGCCAACGGTGGTGAGTATTACTACGTGGTTAATGAGCCAAGGTGCGGAAACACCTGTGCCGAGGTTAAGGGCCAGGTCCTGAGTTACATGAGGAGGTTTAATGTTGATGTGCTCGAGGCCGTGAATCAAGTGGTTAGGGATTTAGATGGGGTTGATAAGCAGGATTTTGAGGCAGCCCTTTACTACCTGCTTAGGGACATTAGGAGTTATGGCCCCATAACGGTGCCGCTGTTTGATGAGTATGTGGAGGAGGTGGAGTTGAATAATTGGTCTCAACCAGTGACCGTGGTTCATAGGGAACTCCCTGGAATTAGGTTGGTGACCAACATAAGGTTTGAGGGTGAGGTCGAGGCCAGGGAATTCATCTACTCATTTAGTAGGAGGGGCCTCCCAAGGAATGTCTCCCTAATGAAGCCGTACATAGAGACCATACTACCCGAGGGTCACAGGTTCACTGGGACCATTGGCGAGATAACCCTGGGGCCCACATTCAGCATTAGGAAGT
This is a stretch of genomic DNA from Vulcanisaeta thermophila. It encodes these proteins:
- a CDS encoding 30S ribosomal protein S5 — its product is MSESALEAWQPRTLVGRMVKEGKIRSLDDVFRLNLPIREPEIVDFFLPNLKHEVVSINIVQRQTDAGEVSQFQVGVVIGNEDGYVGVGIGKGRQVNQAIEKAIRNAKLNIVPVRRGCGSWHCSCDEPHSVPFKVEGKAGSVRIVLIPAPKGVGLVAGDAAKVVLRLAGIRDVWTKTFGETRTTLNFVKATYDALRKTYALSI
- the rpl4p gene encoding 50S ribosomal protein L4 yields the protein MTLDLSPFIKPRFEVNRVVKVYGIDGSTVGDVELPQQFFETVREDLILRAYLSALTARLQPKGTDPMAGKRTTAISFGIGLGLARVPRVKGSLWPTARFAPNVVKGRRAHPPKVEKVLHERINKRERRKAIRSAIAATAIKDLVLARGHVIDKVPQIPLIVNNDFERIGTMNDLRRALTALGVWDDIERSHESIRIRSGKGKGRGRRYKERRSLLIVTGSVTPVIEVANNLPGVDAVPVRNLSVLYLAPGGVPGRLTLWTLNAIEELRRGLFLG
- a CDS encoding 50S ribosomal protein L30, encoding MQVETREVGKEVYTRIAVIRLRGLADTPPDVEKTLDLLRLRKRYACVIIDDRPAYMGMLRVVKDWVTWGEVSADVLTELLIRRGRLIGDKPLTEDWVRKYGWSSIREFALAYVSGEVSTLSCPEDKPWPRSGNKVLCIPQLKPYFRLHPPIGGLRSVKRGFEEGGDLGYRGIFINELIMRML
- a CDS encoding uL15 family ribosomal protein, encoding MVRRFEKKSRKYRGSRTHGWGRVGQHRKSGSSGGRGRSGLHKHKWSLVMKYAEDSSGYPFFGKHGFQQPNAIVAARLAINVGRLDSMLDELASKGLVQVVEGKYVVDLIKLGFNKLLGGGRVTKPMVVRAVWVSRKAEEKIRAAGGSVELVKGVVHA
- the secY gene encoding preprotein translocase subunit SecY, whose translation is MPNQRRFIDVIEPLLRITPTVPRPREALGMGSRLLWTFLAVTVYLLMSITPLYGLSPVQPSLLISPAIAAILGISVGTLAQLGITPIVIAGIILEILVFSDMLNIDMEDPEDQAKFNALLKLLSIFLGLVEAVALVVSGQLIPVNFIGGVAVVLQLLVATIIIVLMDDLISKGWGLGSGISLFILVTIIRQMFAEAFTPFVSAVTSLPIGVIPALATSIYYAIGGKLNYLMSILYHVGIPNVTGLIATIALALIVLYLELMEVSIPVALVQYRGYKISVPLKLIYVSVLPIIFTAYTVYFVYEGLLLLWSSYNKANANPLLNILACGHVVPNVGFVPCPNSLIYYFTVVPPNIDAAYVVVHIIMYALLSMAFAMVWVNLAGLSAEDQARYIVQGGMQIPGFRPNPRVIARFLDRYIKVLTIVSGLIVGVIAAIGDIAGVFGGGIGLILVVEIVIQYYTLALQEQLFEIYPGLKRLIGKT
- a CDS encoding putative RNA uridine N3 methyltransferase, with the protein product MRVVKLLKPIIDIAIPSDVISEAPDEREAIRKIGLIGRGAGIFQVSKIIIYKHALAGGNDRSELISRNLQYLSTPPYLRKDLFKLSRELRLAGLLPPLKTPNHASEGRPERGEFRDGVVIRWDGYYSIVKIGDGVYAKVPRPMPLGTRVVVQIEAPTNREDTYRAHVVPRDKLGIYWGFDVAVMSLRELLTSGAYDSVVFTGREGEDISNAMERVINALRTERLLVVFGSPRNGVDEILRAEGLEDLLGKHPFINFIPGQGVETVRTEEAVIAVLSILNLLRSLGTKPSHRT
- a CDS encoding 50S ribosomal protein L3, with translation MGLKIHRPKRGSMAYYPRKRAESLVARFRVWPDPKPGKPILLGFVGYKAGMAHVVMVDDRPTSPFYGKEVVRAVTILDTPPIRVLGFRAYTYDPWKNLKLSMGEVWASEVPKDVLRVIPTLPEKFNKEEAMKKILDNLDLIMEVRAIVATQPRLSGIGKKTPEILEIPIGGVDDINEIIKYADSVLGKELNITDVFSEGQYVDVTAVTKGKGTQGVVKRFNVKILPRWHKHRKGYRRIGAIGPQNPALTFTTPRPGQMGLQKRTEYNKRILKIGLNGAEVTPKSGFPHYGIIKGPYVVLDGSVPGVIKRLVTMRFPVRPRPHTYPTGKVQIVWLSTQPIQGA